The sequence TATCCCATGCCCTACCGTGACGTGCTGTACCGCACCGCTTCCGTCGCCACGTCCGCCGGGCACGCAGCCGACGCGGACGCCGCGCAGGAGTAGGCTTGCCGCCCATCCGTGCCGGCCAGCTGGACCGCACTCTCCGCGACCGTGTCGCGGGGGGTGCGTTCTTCTTTCACGGCGACGAAGAGTTCCTGCGCGAAGAGGCCGTGGGCCGCGTCGTCGCCGCCTACGTGGACCCGGCCACGCGCGACTTCAACTTCGACCAGATGCGCGGCACCGACGTCGCCGCCGAGAGCCTGGCGTCGATGATCGGCACGCCGCCCATGATGGCCGAGCACCGCGTGGTGATCGTCCGCGACGCGCAGGGGCTTTCGGTCACCGCGCGCGACGTGGTGCTGGCCGCGTGCAAGGCGCCGCCGGCTGGGCTGGTCCTGGTCCTTACGGCCGCCATCCCCTCCGGCTCCAAGGCCAAGTTCTACGACGAGCTGAAGAAGCACGCCGTCTCCATCGAGTTCTCGCCCCTTTCCCACGACGACGCGCCGGGGTGGGTGATGGAGAGCGCCCGCGAGGAAACGGGGGTGGAGTGGGAGCCCGAGGCGGCGCGCGCGCTCGTCGGCGGAGTGGGGGTGGACCTGGGAACGCTGTCGTCCGAGATCCGGAAGCTGGCGGCCTACGTCCAGGGCCGGAAGCGCGTGACGCTGGACGACGTGCGCGCCGTCGGCGGGGCCGTGCCCCGGCAGGACCGCTGGGCGTGGTTCGACCTCATCGCGGAGCGCCGCTTCCGCGAAGCCATCGCCACGCTCCCCGTCCTTCTCGAGCAGGGGGAGAACGGCGTGGGGCTGGTGATCGGCATGGGGGGGACGCTGCTGCGCATCGGGCTGGTGTGCGCGGGAGGGCAGGGGGCGCTGGAGCGCGAGCTGAAGCCGTACCAGAAGTGGATGGCACGCCGCATCGGCCCGCAGGCGCGGAAGTGGTCGCTGCCGGAGGTGGACCGCGCGATGACCGAGCTGCTGCGGACGGACCGCCTGCTGAAGTCGGCGTCGCTGAACGACCGCCAGGCCATCGAAGAGCTGCTGCTGCGCCTGTGGGCCGTGGGCAGCCGGCGCGAGGCGGCATAGCGTGGCCGTGACGCGGCGCAAGCTGGGCGTAGGCGTCGCGCTGGCCGCGCTCGCGGGCGCGGCGTCGGCGGGCGCGGTGCGCCGGCGCGCGGCCCCGGCGGCGGGGGACCGGCGGGAGCTGGTGTTCCTGGTGCACGGCCTGGGACGCACCCCCGTTTCCATGCTGCTGCTGGCCCGGCGGCTGGAGCGGCAGGGCTTCCGCGCCGCCAGCTTCGGCTACTGGAGCACGACCGGCACCATCCGCGGCCTGAGCGGAACGCTGGCCCGCCATGTCGAGGCGGCCCGGGGCGACGCGCCGTCGGTCCACTTCGTGGGCCACAGCATGGGCAACATCATCATCCGCGGCATGCTGGCGGAGCACCGGCCGGAGCGGGTGGGCCGGGTGGTGATGCTGGCCCCGCCCAACCAGGGGAGCACCACGGCGGACCGCTACGCCCGCTGGATCGGCTGGCTGATGCCGCACATCCACGACCTGGTGACGCATCCCGAGAGCACCGCCCGCACGCTGCGCCTTCCCGGCGACGTGGACGTGGGGATCATCGCCGGGCTGCGCGACGGCAAGGTGCAGGTGGCCGAAACGCACCTGGAAGGCTCCCGCGAGCACGCCGTCGTCCCCTCCCGCCACACCTTCATCATGAACCGCCGCGACGTGCAGGGGCTGATCACGGGCTTCCTGCGCGACGGCAGCTTCGGCCTGGGCGCCGCGGCCTGATCCTGCGCCGGCCCGCCCGACCTCAATGGTCCGACAGACCAAACGCCTTTGCCACGTCCTGCCGCTGGTGCAGCACGCGTAGAATGTCGGCCCTGTTCCCTGACAGTTCGTAGAAGATCGTGTAGTTGCCGTGCACCAGGCTGCGGATGCCTGTCCCGAGTTCCGGCCTCGCGCGTCCGATACGCAGGCGCTCCCCGATCAGTCCGCAGGTATGCTCGATCTCGGCGATCCAGTCCTCGCCGCTTGCGGGGTTGCCGGAATGGCTGGTCAGGTAAAGCGCTGCTGAGGCAACCTCCAGCAGCGCGGTCGGGGTGAACTCATATCTGTCCAGAGCCGATCCCCTCCCGGAACAGGGACCGTATCCGAGCGAACGCCTCTTCTCCCGGGATCCCCTCCCCCCGCGCGATCTCGTCCCTGCCTTTCTGAATCTCCGCACGCAATGCCGCGAGCTTCACCTGGTACTCCTCGTCGCGCTGCGCGAGCAGGCGCAACCCCTCGCGCACCACCTCGCTCGCGGTGCGATACTGGCCGGACCGTACCTTTTCTTCCACCATGCGCTCCAGCTCGGGCGTAAGCGAGACGTTCATCGGCGACCTCAACGTGGACAGAGTATGCAGGTGAGACAGGCCGAATGTCAATCTTTGTCATTCGACCATCAAAAAACTGGCCGGCGGCTCGTGTGAGCCGCCGGCCTGTTTCCATCCCGACCTGCCGAGCCGTTACGGCATGGTGGTGTCGCTGCGGCCGCTGAGCGCGAAGGTGTACACCCAGCCGTTCCGTTCGCCCGCGCCGGTCAGGCGGGCAACGCCCAGCTGGATGGGGCCGAGCGTCAGCCCGCCGGTGAGCATGTTGGCGTCCGCCATGTCGGTGGCCAGGCCGGCGCGCAGGGTGATGATGGGCAGCTTCTGCTGCACGCCCACGCTCACCTGGTTCTCCCACATCCCGCTGATCGGGCTGTCTTCCAGCTGCGACTGGTACTGCACGCCCACCGTGGTGGAGGTGGGCAGGGCGAAGGCGCCGCCCACGCGCAGGGTCATCGGCAGCCCCTGGCCGCGCTCCTCCAGGATCTGCTGGGCGAGCGCGCGGGTCTGCGGGTCGGCGCCGGCGTCCGCGTAG is a genomic window of Longimicrobium sp. containing:
- the holA gene encoding DNA polymerase III subunit delta, translating into MPPIRAGQLDRTLRDRVAGGAFFFHGDEEFLREEAVGRVVAAYVDPATRDFNFDQMRGTDVAAESLASMIGTPPMMAEHRVVIVRDAQGLSVTARDVVLAACKAPPAGLVLVLTAAIPSGSKAKFYDELKKHAVSIEFSPLSHDDAPGWVMESAREETGVEWEPEAARALVGGVGVDLGTLSSEIRKLAAYVQGRKRVTLDDVRAVGGAVPRQDRWAWFDLIAERRFREAIATLPVLLEQGENGVGLVIGMGGTLLRIGLVCAGGQGALERELKPYQKWMARRIGPQARKWSLPEVDRAMTELLRTDRLLKSASLNDRQAIEELLLRLWAVGSRREAA
- a CDS encoding type II toxin-antitoxin system RelE/ParE family toxin — protein: MRRFRKAGTRSRGGRGSREKRRSLGYGPCSGRGSALDRYEFTPTALLEVASAALYLTSHSGNPASGEDWIAEIEHTCGLIGERLRIGRARPELGTGIRSLVHGNYTIFYELSGNRADILRVLHQRQDVAKAFGLSDH
- a CDS encoding type II toxin-antitoxin system ParD family antitoxin; the protein is MNVSLTPELERMVEEKVRSGQYRTASEVVREGLRLLAQRDEEYQVKLAALRAEIQKGRDEIARGEGIPGEEAFARIRSLFREGIGSGQI